Proteins from one Escherichia coli genomic window:
- a CDS encoding copper resistance protein: MNILITTTAFTALFCGAAFAQSSDIAHEAHRFVNNASAVSHVNSSTHENLPDRVNKNNTPSFSEMNEHERAIVAHSFMNNSASYAHQKMIEEHKKMLSGSDANSKTSSSSFNELNAGEKAALVHEQVNNAGAEAHQTQARKLRGLYSTR, from the coding sequence ATGAATATATTAATCACGACCACTGCGTTTACAGCTTTATTTTGTGGGGCAGCTTTTGCTCAGTCCAGTGATATTGCCCATGAAGCACATCGATTTGTTAATAATGCCTCAGCCGTCAGTCATGTGAATTCCTCGACGCATGAAAACTTACCGGACAGGGTTAATAAAAACAACACGCCCTCATTCTCTGAAATGAATGAACATGAAAGGGCCATTGTTGCTCATTCATTTATGAACAACAGCGCGTCCTATGCGCATCAGAAAATGATTGAGGAACATAAAAAAATGCTGTCCGGCAGTGACGCAAATTCAAAGACCTCGTCTTCTTCTTTTAACGAACTGAATGCCGGAGAAAAAGCCGCTCTCGTGCATGAGCAGGTCAATAATGCCGGTGCGGAAGCACATCAGACGCAGGCAAGAAAGCTTCGCGGGCTGTATTCGACCAGGTAA
- a CDS encoding peptidoglycan DD-metalloendopeptidase family protein, translating into MYSTDVVKENAYLSATRSGLESNEIATLQRSLPSRFNLRHLKKNESLKLVLQKKAGKSRVVAYKFTSGSFNYTAYRISDKKFYNLSDTSGKGSLDYPLPATARLSSPFNPARLNPVSGKVSPHNGIDYSMPMNTKIVSVIDGKITRAEYNSTMGYFVEVTGKAGVKTRYLHLNKILVTKGARVTRGGAIALSGNSGRSSGPHLHYELVINNNPVNSLAFRAAAPADNKLEQHAFAHARDYERYLD; encoded by the coding sequence ATGTATTCTACCGATGTCGTAAAAGAAAATGCCTACCTTTCAGCCACCCGCTCGGGGCTGGAATCGAACGAGATCGCTACTCTTCAGCGCTCCTTGCCTTCCCGGTTTAATCTGCGGCATTTGAAAAAAAATGAATCATTAAAACTCGTACTGCAAAAGAAAGCGGGAAAATCACGTGTCGTGGCCTATAAATTTACGTCCGGTTCATTTAATTACACGGCGTATCGTATATCAGATAAAAAGTTCTATAACCTTTCCGATACTTCCGGGAAAGGCAGTCTCGATTATCCGTTACCGGCCACAGCAAGACTCAGTTCGCCTTTCAATCCTGCAAGACTTAACCCGGTATCGGGAAAAGTGAGTCCCCATAATGGCATTGATTATTCCATGCCCATGAACACGAAAATAGTCAGCGTCATCGACGGAAAAATCACCCGGGCCGAATACAACAGTACCATGGGATATTTTGTTGAAGTAACGGGAAAAGCCGGTGTTAAAACTCGCTATCTCCACCTCAATAAAATACTCGTTACTAAAGGGGCCAGGGTTACACGGGGAGGTGCTATTGCGTTATCCGGTAACAGCGGACGTTCATCCGGTCCTCATCTGCATTACGAGCTGGTCATCAATAACAACCCTGTTAACTCTCTGGCGTTCCGGGCAGCGGCACCCGCTGATAACAAACTCGAACAGCATGCCTTTGCGCATGC